From the genome of Candidatus Saccharimonadales bacterium, one region includes:
- a CDS encoding DNA adenine methylase, whose translation MTSAYVDKSKLRRVTISPLRYPGGKGALYSRLKSFIRANGLTAGTYVEPYAGGAGAALALLVTGQVQRIVINDLDPAVFAFWSAVVAEPVRFSERLTKAELTVKEWSRQKELYLDPSADPFELGFATFYLNRTNRSGVLNGGPIGGMDQTGNYKIDARFIETPRRLSEVFQTARGEVTFGLCGEQALVCFDDDVTG comes from the coding sequence GTGACCAGTGCGTATGTCGACAAGAGCAAACTGCGGCGGGTAACAATCTCGCCGTTGCGCTACCCTGGCGGCAAGGGGGCGTTGTATTCCAGGCTAAAATCGTTCATTCGCGCGAATGGTCTGACGGCGGGAACCTACGTCGAGCCATACGCGGGCGGTGCCGGTGCCGCTCTGGCGCTGCTAGTGACTGGCCAGGTGCAACGGATCGTAATTAACGACCTTGATCCGGCAGTCTTTGCCTTCTGGTCGGCAGTTGTTGCTGAACCGGTCAGGTTTAGCGAACGACTTACGAAGGCTGAGCTCACGGTGAAAGAGTGGAGTCGGCAAAAGGAACTCTATCTCGATCCCTCGGCTGATCCGTTCGAGCTCGGATTTGCTACTTTCTATCTTAATAGAACTAACCGGTCTGGGGTCCTCAATGGCGGTCCAATCGGAGGGATGGACCAGACTGGCAACTATAAGATCGACGCTCGCTTTATTGAAACACCTCGCCGTTTAAGCGAAGTGTTTCAAACTGCGCGCGGCGAGGTAACGTTCGGGCTATGCGGCGAGCAGGCGCTCGTATGCTTCGACGATGATGTGACTGGTTGA